In Aquabacterium sp. OR-4, the following proteins share a genomic window:
- a CDS encoding SRPBCC family protein — translation MSETHTIELRRVLRAPPERIYRAFTTPEAMAKWLPPHGFVGQVHQMDVRVGGQWRMSFINLGTGGAHSFGGTYLELAPPGRIRYTSVFDDANLPGEMVTTVTLTPVFCGTELVATQAGIPAVIPAAACQLGWQESLLLLAQLVEAEIPG, via the coding sequence TTGTCCGAGACCCACACCATCGAACTGCGCCGCGTGCTGCGCGCACCGCCCGAGCGCATCTACCGCGCCTTCACCACGCCCGAGGCCATGGCCAAGTGGCTGCCGCCGCATGGCTTCGTGGGCCAGGTGCATCAGATGGATGTGCGGGTGGGCGGCCAGTGGCGCATGTCCTTCATCAACCTGGGCACGGGCGGCGCGCACTCGTTTGGCGGCACCTACCTCGAGCTCGCGCCGCCCGGCCGCATCCGCTACACCAGCGTGTTCGACGATGCCAACCTGCCCGGCGAGATGGTGACCACCGTCACGCTCACGCCGGTGTTCTGCGGCACCGAGCTGGTGGCCACGCAGGCGGGCATCCCGGCGGTGATTCCGGCCGCGGCCTGCCAGCTGGGCTGGCAGGAATCGCTGCTGCTGCTGGCCCAGCTGGTGGAGGCCGAGATCCCGGGCTGA
- a CDS encoding isochorismatase family protein produces MATVRDGHQPVLLVVDVQVGVMAAAWQAPRVIANVAHTVAQARAQGVPVIWVQHQNHELQPGTPAWQWVPELVPAASERLIAKQFNSAFEDTPLVAELAALGATHIVLAGAASGWCIRATAYAALERGYDLTLVSDAHSTETLVLDGGQRVEAESVVHDLNTAMTWLRYPGRGNAAVAAAQLSFAAPPTGPAT; encoded by the coding sequence ATGGCCACGGTTCGTGACGGGCACCAGCCGGTGCTGCTGGTGGTGGATGTGCAGGTGGGCGTGATGGCCGCGGCCTGGCAGGCGCCGCGGGTGATTGCCAATGTGGCGCACACGGTGGCGCAGGCACGCGCGCAGGGCGTGCCGGTGATCTGGGTGCAGCACCAAAACCACGAGCTGCAGCCGGGCACGCCAGCCTGGCAATGGGTGCCCGAGCTGGTGCCCGCGGCCAGCGAGCGCCTGATTGCCAAGCAGTTCAACTCGGCCTTTGAAGACACACCGCTTGTCGCCGAGCTGGCTGCGCTGGGGGCCACGCACATCGTGCTGGCCGGTGCGGCCAGCGGCTGGTGCATCCGCGCCACGGCCTATGCCGCGCTCGAGCGCGGCTACGACCTCACGCTGGTCAGCGATGCCCACAGCACCGAGACCCTGGTGCTCGATGGCGGCCAGCGCGTGGAGGCCGAATCGGTGGTGCACGACCTCAACACCGCGATGACCTGGCTGCGCTATCCAGGCCGCGGCAATGCCGCGGTGGCCGCCGCGCAGCTGAGCTTTGCCGCGCCGCCCACCGGCCCGGCCACCTGA
- a CDS encoding helix-turn-helix domain-containing protein, translated as MNNKTPTSMPCSMRWAMPRAAASKHIKALESAGLIWRGWVRLRAEYEQRVTA; from the coding sequence TTGAACAACAAGACGCCCACCTCGATGCCGTGTTCCATGCGCTGGGCGATGCCACGCGCCGCCGCATCCAAGCACATCAAGGCGCTGGAAAGTGCCGGCCTGATCTGGCGCGGGTGGGTGCGGCTGCGGGCCGAGTACGAACAACGCGTGACGGCGTGA